Genomic window (Festucalex cinctus isolate MCC-2025b chromosome 7, RoL_Fcin_1.0, whole genome shotgun sequence):
GCTTTCAAGCAAATTTTGTCCAAATAAGGTTTGGATATTTTCGCATCATCTTGACTTTGGTCTTCCGAAAGTCCAAAAGCCGAAATGAATATGATCCATCTGGATGTGGCCTACAACTAGACTGTCAACAAAAGCGAATGAGAAAGACCAACCACGAAGAAAGCACCCAGGAAATTCTCCCTAAAGGATCACACCTTTTGAAGGATCTTTCGAGCCCCCTGAGGGACCCCCGTTTGGAACTGAGACTGCAGTGGGCAGCAAAAGGACGCGGATGAGGACAAGAGTGGGACACGAGTGAGGTGAAAACGGGGTGGGGTGGGTTTGGGGATCGCAAGCATGCAGGACCCCCGGGGGACACGAGCATGTGACCTTGAAGATGCACATGGAAGGTGGAGGGGAGGGTCCCTAGCCAGAGATGGGCCCCCACCTCATCACCTGCTATTATTGTCATCATCAATATTATCAATATTCATTATTCATATCACGACATTCAAAGAAGCTTTGGCCTATAAGAGctgagcacacacacaaagaaacgGGGTCCGTGAAGATACTGGAAGTAACATCACGGGAGGGGCGGGGATCTAGGGAACGAGGGGTCAGAGGTCGGGGGTTCGAGCCGTACATTCAGGGAGGCAAAGTTCATCTTTGGTATTACGATGGGATTCTACAGCTAAAAGTGCCCATCAGATCAAAACACAGACATCATAAATAAACACGTACATCGTATAGTTGGCGTCAATAAATAGgcaaataaattaaatcaacaaaataataaatagacaAAAAGATAAATAGAGCGGATGGGGTCAGTTGGCCCAAAAGGGAGGCGAAGTCAAAGCCGTTTGCTTCGCGGACCAAAACCACCGGCATGTGCTTGAcatctgtacaaaaaaaacgtcGGAAAGAATCACATTCCttcagtgttttaaaaaaaaaaaaaaaaaaaaaaatgtgtgtggcaAACAGAAATTGTCAGGGCGCCTGACGATTCCCCCCAAAAGACCTTGAATGGTCTTTCTTTGCTTTGGGagccaaaatggatggattctgTCCTCGCCTTTGTGATTCAGTCAAGGCCAAGGAATTGGGGGGGCAGGCGGGGTCTCCTGTTACTGggaatgattgacagctgcgAGTCGAAGACGCTACCGAGGCCTCCGGATGATTCCAGGCTCGCAAGTCCTGGGAGCCATCGCCATGGAAACACATGCtttcaaaaaaatcaaatcaaatacacCAACTCCTCACCATCCTCGTTCGCCATGATTCTCGAGGAAAGGCGGGAGATAACTAACAAAATGGGAGGGGTGAGTGGGGGCGGGGCCTCTGATTCAGGGAAAAGTCACACACGGGAGAAAGAGAGCGCGCTCAGCACAAGTGAGCAAACGGCAGCTCCTGATTGGTCAGGAGCGGGCGAAGAAGTTGGAGGTGCACCAAAAGTATGCTTGCTCCTGATTGGTGGAACCTCCCGCCGACGCGTTCTCATTTGGAGGGGCGCCAACAAGATGGTGTCATGGAAAAATATGTACAGTGGTACATCGACTCCGTGACCAAGCGTaaaattattttccattttgaaaagacacacgccacaattttttttgttgcatatttttaagaaagaaaacttgaattaaaaaaaggtgTTTGAGGTTGATGGTTCCTTTAAGGGGTGTGGCTTAGTTAGAGATGTGTGAGTGTATTCTCCATGCTCGGTGAGCGTTCTCATTTTGTAATTCTGTAATTTAAAAACTGGTATTAAAAAGTATGACTaaaagtcacacatacacacaattgtaaatgtgagttgtgtgcctttaaggggcgcGGCCAAAGGGAAGATATCAAGAGCTGAAGTCACATAGTTAGCCTGCATGTTTGCTCCATGCAGGTGTTTGCATTATTGTATGCCTCTAAGGGGGCGTGGCCAACTGAGTGACAGGAGCTTGAGTCACATGGTTGctctacactctaaaaagaatTGTTGAACTAACTTACGATTAcaaatttacttttaaaaaatcgCGTCAATcggtaacacacgattgaattaagttattccaaagtgaatatattaagtttaattatgagttcattcaatttaatattttgaattgagtcactttggattaacttaattcaggttaatgaattaataattaattaaacttaatttaTTCAACTTGGGCTAGCTTAATTCAATcatgtgttaccaattgaagcgatttatttatttattttttaagttggtcagcagttcaatttgtaatcttaagttggttcaacaattTGTACACACCTTCTCAATTCTCCTTGCGAGTATTTTCATTTTgcgtttgactttttttccggTTCAATAAAGGTCTGAAAGTGCATCAGCGATTTTTGCTCACAAAAAGTCGTGTCGCAGGAAAgtcgaggtaccactgtagaAGCGGGACCGCCCGCCCCGCGCTCGTACCACCCTGGCGCCCTCCAACCCCGCTCCAGGGCACCCGCCCCGCGCTTTGGTTTGAAATATTGGCTCACGGCTGCTTCCGGACGTTTCATCCGGGCCGGTCCCTGCTCAGACTCGGCCCCGTGTCCCCTCGCCGCCGCCATCACGCCGTGCTGCAGGACACCGCCGAGGACGAGGCGCTGGATCCTGAGGACCCGGTGGAGGACGGGCGGCCCTCGTCGCTCCACTTGTTGAGGTTGCGGCGGCGTGCGTTCATGAAGAAGTTGCTGACGGTGGAGAGCTCCAAGCCCAGCTGCTGCGAGATGGTCACCTGCAGGTCTTTGGTGGGCCGGTGGTTCTCCCGGAAGATGGCCAGCAGCGTGCGGCGTTGGAGGTCGGTGAACACCAGCCGGGTGCGCTTGGGCCCCTGGTTCCGCTCCAGCTTGCCCTGCTCCTGCTCCTTCCTCTTGCAGGCTGCGGCGGAGAAACGCAACGGCGAgacaaattcaaacaaaacgTGCAGTCGGCTAACCGGGACAAATGGATTAAGTGCGGAGAAAGTGGATTTGTCCGAAGGGAAAGCGCTGAGGTCGGCAAACCGGATGCCCCGAAAGAGACGAATCAGCAAGTTGCGTCAGTGAAGGCATCGGCAGCTTCTAGAAGATTCTGACGAGCACTCGGATGCCTTCAGTGACATGCTAACGGATCACTTTCACTAACATAACACCTTttaatggcaacacgttcactgCAGTAACACATTCACGCCATGTTCactacaataatatattctaaaGGTGCAACatataattgattaatcaacaactgaTTGAATTGTTGTTGAAATTCACCAAATCTTTgaaatttcagcctctcaataTTAAATTTTATAAGATTTCTGTAGTctatttttgtctattttattgACAGGTTGAGGACAAAACCAGAAACTAAACCTTAAtttatgtttgtgtattttctgcactgtcaatttgaaataatgtcctgtttttgaataaagggatgtaaattgaaacatgttttttttttaagtctgattcATCAATTAATCAACAGAATAATCGATTGATAAAATAATCGTTTGTTGCAGCCCTAATACATTCACTACACAGTCACTGCCATAATAGGTTTAGGGCTGTAGCTATTGAATATTATTAGGATCGAatattttaatgattatttaatcgagtaactcgtttgctcccaaaaacgtataaaaacattctattttaaatatgtgtgccaaagacgtatttatacgttgttttttttgttttttgtttttttatgctagagcatacagaaggctttgatgcagcttctctaCTGctgagaacggttgaagcaatggcagttattacaaaaacggccagcaggtggcagcagagtatacgagatcaaccaaggccatgttaaaacaagctgatttccccacagttctaagcagatttgtaaataatgttggaacttagctatattctaattctgtaaaaaggaaacagatattgttattattattattattattattattattgttgttgttgttattgttgttattaatggcctactgcccagagccagctgagatgggctccagcgccccccgcgacccttgtgaggaataagcggtcaagaaaatggatggatggatgattatttatttatttatttattttccctgataaaagaagagactcttagctttcttttagtaggttccatgtttttatagcaatagaacacaatattctgtgggccttgcaaaatcagtcaaaatctaggaaAACAGCCCggggcttgcttcagtgaaaatggctgggagtgaatgagttaattgagtaAGCCAATAAAAATGGATTTCGCATTATTATACACAATCACGTACATGTGAGGTTCAGCCAGGTATTATTTTATCCACTTGGGGTCGCCATCCACACATCCTACTGAAATATTTGTGACTTTGAATGTATATAGCTTTAAAAGGCGGGGCTTgccctggtgagtgacgtgggtgtcagcAGATTGAGAGTTACTGTAAATGAGTAAccagtttgtgtgtgttttgtgactCATTTTTGGCCATCGGAAACGCATGTATGAATTTTCTAATAATTCGTTCACTAAAGCGATTAACCGTACACTAGCTGCAGTGTCTAGACTACAATACATTCCAAACAGGTAGGCTATATTTAATTAGCGTATCATATGTACATCTCACTTTATCTTCCTTGTGGAATAATCCCAAACTGAATATTTATCTTTTCTTTCTGGTTCACTGCAATCGTGCTAAAAAAATATCAGTTGTTCATCCCGTTTTGAAGATGAAGAAGCGACAAGATTTTATTCTTAATTGCAGTCTTTGAGGAATGTCAGTGGCAATAGGCTGGAGACATCAGCTCAGTGTGACCTTCAAACCCACACACACAACGGCACACAAGCGctacattaaataaatgaaacaccCTGAATTGATCGGCTTCCATTTCGTCATCCCCAAACATCTCATTCCAGGTTTCTTGGTCATTAGTAGGGAAACGAGCGTGACctcagcgccgccgccgccgcctcgttCTCCATCTTTCTCCCCGCCGACACCACAACAACCTTCGGACATTTTAAAGCTCGTCTCCACGACGAGACTAAGCGACGCGCTAGCGATGATGAAGCAATGTGACGCCCTTGCTGCTGATCATATAACGTCAATAACATGATATTATGACAGTGTGACAATCATATTATTACCAGGACATGTACGCCGGAATTCTCTTGTTaacaatcaatatttttttttttcgggttaCAAAATGTCCTCGTCAATACTTACAGTAGCTACTGTATTACTGTTTACTGCAATAACGTTTTCACTGAACTGACACAAGTAAAAATAATTACTACAATAACACACTCACTATAAAATTTTCACTGACACACTcgctcaaataaaaatatttactacAATAGTGGTAGTACAAGTGTGTAACTTTTAGTGGAATTTAACAGAATTACTGACTGTTCAGTTTAACTTTTCAGTTAAAAAGATTGGTATTCGATCGTTAggaagcatccttttttttcttccaacatCATTTTTACCTTTTGcagtgcattttatttaaaatatttatgttttttaagcAAATGTTCAAACTGCATATAACACATTCAATAGCATTCATCACTGCGATCAAAATTATTATGCAAATgatgtttttcagattttttttgtaaatagtcTACGCACCAAATCTTATGTAATCAAACCTTCCAATGCtaacagtattattattttttaaataaaatataaaatgtcgtttttgttttaatgcactGTTACAAATTATTATTCACATCAGTCTGTAAAGGCATTTTATAGATGGTAAATCATGGAAAATAGTATATACACACTGGAAAAAATGTTGGGTAAACTCAAAGTTTCAAGGCAACAAACTTGGATAACATTTTAAGATGGGCAATGTGTTTAAAGTTTTGACATTGAAAGAAATGAgagtttacagaacagttctCCCAATTTATTAAACCCCAATTTAAAGATTGAAGTAAAACCAACTTGCTGTGTTGCACAAAACATTATTGCCATAAATTTCAGGAATTTATATTTTCAAGTGTTTCCTACTGCAATTACTGTTGTAgactatcccccccccccccccccatttttttatttgtattatttatttatttttacagtgtagCGCTTACATAGaatagttgtgaaactcttttttttttttttttgtctgcatgaCTACAGTATATGCTGCTCAGTCACGCACACCAGAAGGAGGTTGGCCTGTTCCATACAGTCGTGATATGTCATAATAAAAACTGCAACACAATAGCGATGGCTAGTTAGCGTGCAAGGAGAATTTACGGCTTGTTGTGGGATCCGgcatgggggggtggggggttacgTCCGAGATCTGGTGGGCGggttcgtcctggccgtggcgGCCATTAAGTAAATGCTTGCTAGCACTGTAATGGCGCGTAAGAGGCTCGCAATCGGCGTGCTATAAATCGGCGGCAGCGCGCTGACATAAATATCCCCCGCCGGGCGTCTTATGATGGTGGGAACAGCCGCTAATCGTGATGTACGCTGCGTCTCTTGTTGCGCAAACGTGATGGAGAGCCCTTTAGCCCCCCAATCCCTTCCCCCCACCTCAGGGTGGCTCTGGCCTTCCCCCCGCAGTTGCCCACCAACCGCCCCGCCCCCTTCTGCCCATTGCTTTGTGGGCCAGCGGCTGATAGAAATTATTGATTAAATGTGAGCCGCTCACTCGGCCAGGCTGGTTAACTCTTGCGGGGCCGCACGGCTGCATAAAAACAACAGTCAGTACAACAGTATTTGCGCTTCCAAATCGCAATATGCAAATGAGATCATCATTGGCCAATAGTGGTATGTGTAAGACTTAAGTACAGTTTGGAACTATTTAACTTGTATGTATTAACTTGTAATTTGaccctagcatttaagttttaaaaaaaatgtcctctgtagtggacacatcatagcttaaaaataaaaacttttttttttttttttaaatttcttttgcagtattccagttacttcacaaagattggggaataaaaaaataaacatgattggacaatatttttttttccctggtagcCAGGAGTATATAAGTCCATTTGCATGTAAACTTTAAAAaactgtttaaataaataaatgttatcttTTGTAACATTCCAGCGTATATAaacttttaaatttaaaaaaaaaagtgtgatttttttttttcctctacatttaaaatttttgtttaaaaaaattgtgtgcCACCTTtcaatgtttaaatgttttttgcgTATTTCTTCAATGTGGGAcctgtttcattttaattactaAAATATACTTGGGGTCAAGAAAAGAAAGTACAACAGGCCACAAATGGCTCCATGACGCACTTTGGCCACCCTTCATTACGCATTTTCCTCGTCTGTCCTCCACTTGGAGTAGCCGTCCCGATGGCCTCCTCCAAATACTCTTGGGCGTCGTCCCGTATATAAATTCAGCCTCAGCTAAATCCCCGAGATCACCGGTGAGACGTGTTTGGACAAACGTCTAGGCAGATAAACGCTTATTTGACGAAACAACATCGACGGGAAGCGAGGAAGGAGAAGCGAGAAGCGTTCCCCCGGAATGCTAATTTCCGTCTGGAAATGGCGGCCGAGGCAAGCTGCTCTTTCCCATGGTAATCAATACACGCTTGTAATTAAACAAAAGCGGGGTCGGCCAggagggaaaaacaacaacagccccACCGCCACTAACACTCCCAACCCCCGTGCTGGGGTACAAGAGTGCCAAGAGATACATaatctgttttgttgtttttgtttttttaatttttaaatatttttgatagATTGAAGTCTCTTGGGCATACTTGGTTTGATTTGGAAAGAGACAGGAAGTGTGTGATGTCATTAATGAAAACACGCACAATCACAGTCGTTTTGTAGTCTTTCTTTCGTCTTTTTCAGTCTTTTgtagttttgttgtgttttgtagTCTTTTGTAGTCTCATAGTACATTCACACACGTACCCTTCACAATTCTTTTCAAAGAAGTTCAAATGTTCCTGTGTGGATCAACAACGGAGAAAGCATGTGGAGCAAAGAGCTACTACAGAGACCATAAGGAACAAAATTCTATAAGGGCCATCTTTCTATTTGGAACCTAATTCCATTAGGAACACCATTCCAAGAGCAACATTTTCTAAGTAACATATTTCTATGAGGAACATGATTCCATAAGGAACGTCATTCTATGTGGAACAGTATTCCAGCAGAAACAACATTCTATCAGGGGTGTCTTTCTACTCTGTACTTCAATCCAGGAGGAACATCCTTCACAAAGGAACACCATTGTTTGTGATACAACATTCTATGAGGAACATTGAGAAAAAGCACACTTTTGAGGAACATAATTCTACCAGAGACATCCTTCTTTGTTCTTTTTTCCATTGGGAACATTATTCCAAGAGAAACATTATAAGTGTAACAGCATTCATTAAGGAACTTCATTCCACAAGGAACATTATTCTACGTGGAACAACATGAGGAACAACATTCTACCAGGGGCATCTTTCTGTTTGGTACTTTATTCCATGAGGAACGTCATTCTACAAGGAATACTATTGTATGTTGAATATCATTCTATGAGGAAAAGAATTTTACGAGGAACATCATTCTAACAGGAGCATTTTTCGATTCTGACCTCTAGTGTCTATGAGGAACATCATTCCGTAAGGAAGATCATTCTCAGTGGAACAGCATTCTATTCGGAACACCATTCTACCATGAGTGTATATTGTTTATTCTGTACTTTATTTCATTAGGAACAATATCGTTCCATTCCACAAAGAAATCATTCTATGTGGAAGAACATTCTATGAGGAATGACATTCTAGTTTCTATCTGGGGTTTGTATCTATTCTGCACTTTATTCCATCAGGAACATCATTCTATGAGGATCAACAACTAGGAACAAGATTCTACCAGGAGTGTTTTTGTATTCTGACATTCATTCCACGAGGAACATCCTTCTATGTGGAACAACATTCCATGAGGAACAGCATTCTACTAGGGGCATCATTCTAGATGTGCAATGAGAAAAAGCATTTTATGAGGAACATCATTCTAACAGGAGCATTTTTCTATTCTGACCTTTACTCCATGAGGAACATAATTCGATATGGAACAACATTCTGTGAGGAACAGCATTCCATGGGGAACAAATTTCCATGAGCAGCATCTATTTATTCTTAACATCCCATGAGGAATATCATACCACCCACGGGTAACAACATTCTAACTGGAGAATCTATCCATTTGGAACTTCATTTCATAGGGATTATATTCCTTCATGGGGAACATCATTCCATGTCTTtgtaggtgtgtgcgtgtgtgcatgttctTACCCTCCAGCCGGAGCGAGGCCATCCTCTGGAACTCGGGCTCCTGCAGCCATCGGGACATCCTCTTGAAGGTCTCGCGTCCGGACTTGAGCTTGGCCCAGGGTTTGGGGTTCCTCAGGAGGTCGGAGAGCGTCCCCTGCGAGCGGCACAGGATGCGCTCGGCGAAGATGGCCTGCGGGATGCTGTAGCGCTTCAACTCCGTGATGATCCTCTGGGCCACGTCGCGGGTGTTGATCTCCTCGCCACCGCCGCCCACTGGGGACCCGCCGTCCCCCGGGGAGGACGACAGGGAATGCAGGTGGTCCGCGATCTTGGTGGCCTGTTGGCTGGGGTGATGGTGCGCCTGGTAGTGCTGGCTGTAGATGTGAGGGTGGTGACCCGCCCCGTCCATTTTGTTCAGCTGGTGCCCCATGGACATGTCGCCGGCGCCCAATCCTGGGGGCGACATCTCGCGAGCAAAATCCGAGGTCCTGCAGAAGAGGCTCCCGCTGTGGACGTCGTAGCCACCGTGGAGCATCTGTCCGGCGCCGCcacccccgccgccgcccccatTGGGACTCCCGTACCCGTGCATGGACCCCAGACCTGAGGACGGCGGCGTCAGACTCTGGCTCATGGCGAGATCTTTGGTG
Coding sequences:
- the onecutl gene encoding one cut domain, family member, like, giving the protein MDGSLGEMSLHGHAELHSRDLSAAFPRPPMGPGPTLEPEPRAPPPAFEHSMSALGYSGDSPSGSGSTYTTLTPLQPFDDKFHHHHHHHHPCLPVSNVIGSFTLMRDERAGIPANFYNPYTKDLAMSQSLTPPSSGLGSMHGYGSPNGGGGGGGGAGQMLHGGYDVHSGSLFCRTSDFAREMSPPGLGAGDMSMGHQLNKMDGAGHHPHIYSQHYQAHHHPSQQATKIADHLHSLSSSPGDGGSPVGGGGEEINTRDVAQRIITELKRYSIPQAIFAERILCRSQGTLSDLLRNPKPWAKLKSGRETFKRMSRWLQEPEFQRMASLRLEACKRKEQEQGKLERNQGPKRTRLVFTDLQRRTLLAIFRENHRPTKDLQVTISQQLGLELSTVSNFFMNARRRNLNKWSDEGRPSSTGSSGSSASSSAVSCSTA